GCATCAATCATAGCGAATTCTTTGTCTATACTTACTACAGTTGCTTCGATGATTTTACCTATTCTCATCTCTGTTTGTTTAAGTGATTGCTCAAACAGTTCTTTGAAATTTTCTGACATTTTTTGATTTCCATTTCCAGTGTGGTTGGTTGTACACAGTTTGCAAGTATCCACTGGTATTTGTTATATAAAAAGTACTAGCAAACAATTATGTAATGTGTAATATTATCTAAGAGATAGCAATTCTTCAAGAAGAAAATATTAAAACTTATGTTTAATGATGCAAATTATGATATTTTTTTTATGCAAAAAGCTTATGAACAGGCATTGCTAGCTCATCAAGCTGGTGAAGTTCCGATAGGAGCAGTGCTTGTTAAGAATGGACAAATAATCGCACAAAATTTTAATCAAACTATAAGCTTAAATGACCCAACTGCGCATGCAGAGATCTTGGTTTTACGCTCAGCAGCGATAGAGTTAAGCAACTACAGATTAGTCAATACAAAATTGTATGTTACTTTAGAGCCATGTATAATGTGCTTAGGTGGTTTGATTCAGGCAAGAGTATCGGAATTAGTTTATGCTTGTGATGATAGTCGAGTAGGAGCTTTTTCACGTGAAAAGCTACATCAAAATAAGAATATTAACCATAACCTTGGAGTAACAGCTGGAGTAATGGCTGATAAATGTAGCAAACTTCTAAAGGATTTTTTTAAACAAAGAAGAAATTAGATTATGAAAAAGGAAAAAATTGTTGTTTTGTATGGTGGTGATTCCCCAGAGAGAGAAGTTTCTTTAAAATCTGGTAAAGCAGTTTTAGACTCTTTACTAAGCCAAGGTTATGATGCTGTAGGTTTAGACGCTAGTGGCAAAGAGCTAGTAGCAAAACTTTTAGAATTAAATCCAGATAGATGTTTTATTGCACTGCATGGTGAAGATGGTGAAAATGGTAGAGTATCTGCATTACTTGAGATGCTGGGGATCAAGCATACAAGCTCATCGATGAAGTCATCAGTAATTACTATGGATAAAATGATTTCTAAAGAAATATGGATGCATCATCGTATGCCTACACCAATGGCAAAATTTCTCACAGATAAGTTAGTTGCAGAAGACGAGATTAGTTTTCCTGTTGCGGTTAAGCCAAGTAGTGGTGGTTCAAGTATTGCCACTTTCAAAGTGAAATCTATCCAAGAGCTCAAAGATGCCTATGAAGAAGCATCAAAATATGGTGAGGTAATGATTGAGCAATGGGTGACAGGTAAGGAAATTACTGTGGCTATTGTTAATGATGAAGTTTACTCATCTGTTTGGATAGAGCCACAAAATGAGTTCTATGATTATGAGTCAAAATATAGTGGCAAATCAATCTATCACTCACCGAGTGGCTTGGGTGAGCAAAAAGAGCTAGAAGTTCGCCAACTAGCTAAAAAGGCATATGACTTACTTGGCTGTAGTGGACATGCAAGAGTAGA
This Francisella opportunistica DNA region includes the following protein-coding sequences:
- a CDS encoding D-alanine--D-alanine ligase, which encodes MKKEKIVVLYGGDSPEREVSLKSGKAVLDSLLSQGYDAVGLDASGKELVAKLLELNPDRCFIALHGEDGENGRVSALLEMLGIKHTSSSMKSSVITMDKMISKEIWMHHRMPTPMAKFLTDKLVAEDEISFPVAVKPSSGGSSIATFKVKSIQELKDAYEEASKYGEVMIEQWVTGKEITVAIVNDEVYSSVWIEPQNEFYDYESKYSGKSIYHSPSGLGEQKELEVRQLAKKAYDLLGCSGHARVDFIYDDRGNFYIMEINSSPGMTENSLSPKSAAAEGIDFDSFVKRIIEQAQ
- the tadA gene encoding tRNA adenosine(34) deaminase TadA, with amino-acid sequence MFNDANYDIFFMQKAYEQALLAHQAGEVPIGAVLVKNGQIIAQNFNQTISLNDPTAHAEILVLRSAAIELSNYRLVNTKLYVTLEPCIMCLGGLIQARVSELVYACDDSRVGAFSREKLHQNKNINHNLGVTAGVMADKCSKLLKDFFKQRRN